Sequence from the Herbaspirillum sp. meg3 genome:
AACATTATTAAAGCGGCTGAATGCTAAGGCGGCTCACGCTGTCGCCCGGCGCATTGTCGCGATTGGAAAAATGCCAGCGCTCCTGGTGATAGCGCGCCACCGTTTCGCGGTGGGCGATGCTGACGATGGCCGACTGCGGCAGTTCTTCCTGCAGCAGGGAGTACAAGGCCTCTTCGGTTTCGCCATCCATGGCGCTGCTGGCTTCATCGAGGAAAACCACTTCCGGACGCGTGAGGAACACGCGTGCAAACGCCAGACGCTGCTGCTCGCCGGGCGACAGGCGGTTGCCCCAGTTGTTGTGGACGTCGAGCTGGTCTTTCAAGTGCGACAAGCGGCACAGATCGAGATAGTGACGCATGGCCAGATCGGTGTATGCCGCCTCGTCCGCCGGATACGCCAGCGCCGTGCGCAGCGTGCCGATCGGCAGGTAACTCGATTGCGGCACGAACATCAGTTTGGACTTGTGCGGAATCTGGATGTCGCCGCCGCCGTACGGCCAGATGCCAGCGATGGCGCGGAACAGTGTCGACTTGCCGCAACCCGACGGACCGCTGACGAGGATGCGTTCCCCCGGATGAATCGTCCCATTGACGCCGGCGATCAACGCGCTGCCGTCAGGCAAAGCCAGATCGACCTTTTCAAGCAGAATGGCGCCGACGTTGTTGCGTTCTACCGAGATGCTGGCAGGCTGCTTCTGCGCCTGCTCAACCGCGAGGTTGAAACCGGCCAGACGGTTGATGCTGGCCTTCCAGTCGGCCAGTGTGGTGAAGGCATTGATGAACCATGACAAGGCGTCCTGCACCTGGCCGAAGGCGCTGCTGAGCTGCATCAGCACGCCCAGCGATATGGCGCCCGAGAAGTAGCGCGGCGCCGCAACCAGCAGCGGGAAAATGATCGCGAACTGGCCGTAGAAGTTGGTCGCGATATTCAGGCTCTTGGTGGTGCGCATGATGGCCCACCAGTTTTGGCGGATATCTTCGAAACGCAGATTGAGTTCGCCGCGTTCGCGATGCTCGCCGCGATACAGTGCGATCGCTTCGGCATGTTCGCGGATGCGGATCAGGCCGAAGCGGTAGTTCGCTTCGAAGCGCTCCTGATTGAAACTCTGTACCACCAGCGGCTTGCCGATCCACCAGATGATCCACGAACCGACGCCGGCGTAAGCAATCGCAAACCACACCATGTAGCCGGGAATCACCCATTCGCGATTCATCAGAGCGAACGACACCGGGCCGCTGATGGCCCACAGGATGCCGACAAACGATACCAGCGTGACGGCGCTGGAGATGAAGCCCAGCACAAGGCTGATGGTGTTCGACGTCAGCGAGCGCAGATCCTCGGCGATACGCTGATCGGGGTTATCGGCGATGTGGCCCTGCTCCATCCGGTAGTAAGCGTGATGCGCCAG
This genomic interval carries:
- a CDS encoding ABC transporter ATP-binding protein/permease, with the protein product MTANKKKAFDRRAIWQLIKPYWISEERWKAWGLLAVIIALVLVMVYINVLITDWNRTMYDSMQNKDYVAFKALLWQFSYLAFAYIVVATARIYLTQSLQIRWRSWMTDKYMEKWLAHHAYYRMEQGHIADNPDQRIAEDLRSLTSNTISLVLGFISSAVTLVSFVGILWAISGPVSFALMNREWVIPGYMVWFAIAYAGVGSWIIWWIGKPLVVQSFNQERFEANYRFGLIRIREHAEAIALYRGEHRERGELNLRFEDIRQNWWAIMRTTKSLNIATNFYGQFAIIFPLLVAAPRYFSGAISLGVLMQLSSAFGQVQDALSWFINAFTTLADWKASINRLAGFNLAVEQAQKQPASISVERNNVGAILLEKVDLALPDGSALIAGVNGTIHPGERILVSGPSGCGKSTLFRAIAGIWPYGGGDIQIPHKSKLMFVPQSSYLPIGTLRTALAYPADEAAYTDLAMRHYLDLCRLSHLKDQLDVHNNWGNRLSPGEQQRLAFARVFLTRPEVVFLDEASSAMDGETEEALYSLLQEELPQSAIVSIAHRETVARYHQERWHFSNRDNAPGDSVSRLSIQPL